A single genomic interval of Carassius gibelio isolate Cgi1373 ecotype wild population from Czech Republic chromosome A22, carGib1.2-hapl.c, whole genome shotgun sequence harbors:
- the LOC127943111 gene encoding GTPase IMAP family member 8-like isoform X1, whose amino-acid sequence MASNSVSDLRIVLIGKNGSENSRVGNTLLGTEAFHREAGSYSQQHSVRISGAVEERHIRVINTPLLLQKNLSYHQITQRVRECVSLSAPGPHVIILILQYNDFSENNRHRVKYLLNLFSEQAMKHTIVLTTDEESTNNAIHDLIKECGGGHLQFDTVNTRWRSELFRRTEEILKKEQEEFLLCNMYEDGGDGASVDGDLSRSGASDRAEDEEEDSDRDGGDPDGVKLNLVVCGSNRELKSFISNLILKQSERRSELISECVRRDVELDGRLIRLVELPVLFNTELSEEEVMRQTHRCVSLCHPGVHVFILIIPDAPLNNEDRAEIEEIQKIFSSRVNKHIMILIKQNSEHQTEELNEETQSVIERFGAQHHFIGLNTQVSVLMEKLEQMVEENSGVCFSTETLMEAQMEKLQKLEEMKKRVHSLETWFQSQDSRDRENDLRIVLLGKTGVGKSSTGNTIFGRVMFKAETSQESVTEVCHREKAEINGRHITVIDTPGLFDTELSNEETQREISNCIPMILPGPHVFIIVLNLGQRFTQEEATAVKIIQETFGEHSLMYTMVLFTRGDDLNDKTIDQCLGKPGSALNELIEACGNRFHVFNNKETRDRTQVTDLLQKIDNMVKENGESYYSCKMFREMEREIQEQQKNILMEKVEQVKREKEELMMKHEEEMKRMRMKMEEEQQIHEKERKRREEEFIEREERYKTEIKEREEQEMKIREELKREREEMKKEREEWMKQIQQERQRREEEEEKWIKREQEMMEGEKQKRNKERKRREEEFDEMEERYKMEMKREREKWEARERQEREIRDEELRRWRRKQQETEDEYYEKLKRERERQQLQSDYEAQMRMMMMKKMEEERKNNDKEKKRLEALKREQEESEKRKQQERQREEETPNSV is encoded by the exons ATGGCTTCAAATTCAG TGAGTGATCTGAGGATTGTGCTGATAGGAAAGAATGGATCAGAAAACAGCAGAGTGGGAAACACTTTACTGGGAACAGAAGCGTTTCACAGAGAAGCTGGGTCTTATTCACAGCAGCACAGTGTGAGAATCAGTGGAGCTGTGGAGGAGAGACACATCAGAGTTATAAACACTCCTCTCCTGCTCCAGAAGAATCTCTCATACCATCAGAtcacacagagagtgagagagtgtgtgtctctgtctgctcCAGGACCTCATGTGATCATACTCATACTGCAGTATAATGACTTCAGTGAGAACAACAGACACAGAGTGAAATATCTGCTGAACCTCTTCAGTGAGCAGGCCATGAAACACACTATAGTTCTGACAACTGATGAAGAGAGCACAAATAATGCTATTCATGATTTAATAAAGGAGTGTGGAGGAGGACATCTACAGTTTGATACAGTAAACACAAGATGGCGCTCTGagttgttcagaagaacagaagAGATACTCAAGAAAGAACAAGAAGAATTTCTCCTCTGTAACATGTATGAAGATGGAGGTGATGGAGCATCAGTGGATGGAGATCTGAGCAGATCTGGAGCTTCAGACAGAGCagaagatgaagaggaggatTCTGATCGTGATGGAGGAG ATCCAGATGGTGTGAAGCTGAATCTGGTTGTGTGTGGGAGTAACAGAGAATTAAAATCCTTCATATCAAACCTGATCCTGAAGCAGAGCGAGAGAAGATCAGAGCTGATCTCAGAGTGTGTGAGGAGAGACGTGGAGCTTGATGGACGTCTGATCCGTCTGGTGGAGCTTCCAGTTCTGTTTAACACTGAGCTCTCAGAGGAGGAAGTGATGCGTCAGACTCAccgctgtgtgtctctctgtcatcCTGGAGTTCATGTGTTCATCCTCATCATTCCTGATGCTCCACTTAATAATGAAGACAGAGCAGAAATAGAGGAGATCCAGAAGATCTTCAGCTCAAGAGTCAACAAACACATCATGATCCTCATAAAGCAGAACTCAGAGCATCAGACAGAAGAACTCAATGAAGAAACACAGTCTGTCATTGAGAGATTTGGAGCACAACATCATTTCATCGGCCTGAACACACAAGTGTCTGTGTTGATGGAGAAACTGGAGCAGATGGTTGAGGAAAATAGTGGTGTGTGTTTCTCCACAGAGACATTGATGGAGGCACAGATGGAGAAACTGCAGAAATTAGAAGAAATGAAGAAGAGAGTCCATTCATTAGAGACGTGGTTTCAGTCACAAG ATTCAAGAGACAGAGAAAATGATCTGAGGATTGTGCTGCTGGGAAAAACTGGAGTTGGGAAGAGTTCAACAGGAAACACCATTTTTGGAAGAGTCATGTTTAAAGCTGAAACATCTCAAGAGTCTGTTACCGAAGTGTGTCATCGAGAGAAAGCTGAAATCAACGGCAGACACATCACTGTGATCGACACTCCAGGACTGTTTGATACTGAACTCAGTAATGAAGAAACCCAGAGAGAAATCAGCAACTGCATCCCAATGATCCTGCCTGGACCACATGTGTTCATCATCGTGCTCAATTTAGGACAACGATTCACTCAAGAAGAAGCAACAGCAGTGAAGATCATCCAAGAGACGTTTGGTGAACACTCATTAATGTACACCATGGTGCTCTTCACCAGAGGAGATGATCTGAACGATAAAACCATTGATCAGTGTTTGGGAAAACCTGGATCTGCTTTAAATGAACTGATTGAAGCGTGTGGAAACAGATTCCATGTGTTCAATAATAAAGAGACTAGAGACCGAACACAAGTGACTGATCTACTGCAGAAGATAGACAACATGGTGAAAGAAAACGGAGAGAGTTACTACTCATGTAAGATgttcagagagatggagagagaaataCAAGAACAACAGAAGAACATACTGATGGAGAAAGTGGAGCaagtgaaaagagaaaaagaagaactGATGATGAAACATGAAGAAGAGATGAAGAGAATGAGGATGAAGATGGAGGAAGAACAACAGATTcacgagaaagagagaaagagaagagaagaagaatttattgagagagaAGAACGGTATAAAACAGAgataaaagaaagagaagaacaaGAGATGAAGATACGAGAGGAGCTAAAGAGAGAACGAGAGGAGATGAAGAAAGAACGAGAGGAATGGATGAAACAGATACAACaggaaagacaaagaagagaagaagaggaggagaaatgGATAAAGAGAGAACAGGAAATGATGGAGGGAGAAAAACAGAAGCGtaacaaagagagaaagagaagagaagaggaattCGATGAGATGGAAGAGCGATATAAAATGGAGATGAAAAGAGAACGGGAGAAATGGGAGGCACGGGAACGACAAGAAAGAGAAATAAGAGATGAAGAGTTGAGAAGATGGAGAAGGAAACAACAGGAAACAGAAGATGAATATTATGAGAAACTTAaacgagaaagagaaagacaacaACTTCAGTCCGATTATGAAGCACAGATgagaatgatgatgatgaagaagatggaggaagaaagaaagaataatgaCAAAGAGAAAAAGAGGCTAGAAGCACTGAAGAGAGAACAAGAGGAATCCGAGAAACGGAAACAACAGGAAAGACAAAGAGAAGAAGAAACACCCAACTCTGTTTGA
- the LOC127943111 gene encoding GTPase IMAP family member 8-like isoform X3 translates to MKHTIVVTTDEEPRGFMSYVITNNAIHDLIKECGGGHLQFDTVNTRWRSELFRRTEEILKKEQEEFLLCNMYEDGGDGASVDGDLSRSGASDRAEDEEEDSDRDGGDPDGVKLNLVVCGSNRELKSFISNLILKQSERRSELISECVRRDVELDGRLIRLVELPVLFNTELSEEEVMRQTHRCVSLCHPGVHVFILIIPDAPLNNEDRAEIEEIQKIFSSRVNKHIMILIKQNSEHQTEELNEETQSVIERFGAQHHFIGLNTQVSVLMEKLEQMVEENSGVCFSTETLMEAQMEKLQKLEEMKKRVHSLETWFQSQDSRDRENDLRIVLLGKTGVGKSSTGNTIFGRVMFKAETSQESVTEVCHREKAEINGRHITVIDTPGLFDTELSNEETQREISNCIPMILPGPHVFIIVLNLGQRFTQEEATAVKIIQETFGEHSLMYTMVLFTRGDDLNDKTIDQCLGKPGSALNELIEACGNRFHVFNNKETRDRTQVTDLLQKIDNMVKENGESYYSCKMFREMEREIQEQQKNILMEKVEQVKREKEELMMKHEEEMKRMRMKMEEEQQIHEKERKRREEEFIEREERYKTEIKEREEQEMKIREELKREREEMKKEREEWMKQIQQERQRREEEEEKWIKREQEMMEGEKQKRNKERKRREEEFDEMEERYKMEMKREREKWEARERQEREIRDEELRRWRRKQQETEDEYYEKLKRERERQQLQSDYEAQMRMMMMKKMEEERKNNDKEKKRLEALKREQEESEKRKQQERQREEETPNSV, encoded by the exons GAGGACATCTACAGTTTGATACAGTAAACACAAGATGGCGCTCTGagttgttcagaagaacagaagAGATACTCAAGAAAGAACAAGAAGAATTTCTCCTCTGTAACATGTATGAAGATGGAGGTGATGGAGCATCAGTGGATGGAGATCTGAGCAGATCTGGAGCTTCAGACAGAGCagaagatgaagaggaggatTCTGATCGTGATGGAGGAG ATCCAGATGGTGTGAAGCTGAATCTGGTTGTGTGTGGGAGTAACAGAGAATTAAAATCCTTCATATCAAACCTGATCCTGAAGCAGAGCGAGAGAAGATCAGAGCTGATCTCAGAGTGTGTGAGGAGAGACGTGGAGCTTGATGGACGTCTGATCCGTCTGGTGGAGCTTCCAGTTCTGTTTAACACTGAGCTCTCAGAGGAGGAAGTGATGCGTCAGACTCAccgctgtgtgtctctctgtcatcCTGGAGTTCATGTGTTCATCCTCATCATTCCTGATGCTCCACTTAATAATGAAGACAGAGCAGAAATAGAGGAGATCCAGAAGATCTTCAGCTCAAGAGTCAACAAACACATCATGATCCTCATAAAGCAGAACTCAGAGCATCAGACAGAAGAACTCAATGAAGAAACACAGTCTGTCATTGAGAGATTTGGAGCACAACATCATTTCATCGGCCTGAACACACAAGTGTCTGTGTTGATGGAGAAACTGGAGCAGATGGTTGAGGAAAATAGTGGTGTGTGTTTCTCCACAGAGACATTGATGGAGGCACAGATGGAGAAACTGCAGAAATTAGAAGAAATGAAGAAGAGAGTCCATTCATTAGAGACGTGGTTTCAGTCACAAG ATTCAAGAGACAGAGAAAATGATCTGAGGATTGTGCTGCTGGGAAAAACTGGAGTTGGGAAGAGTTCAACAGGAAACACCATTTTTGGAAGAGTCATGTTTAAAGCTGAAACATCTCAAGAGTCTGTTACCGAAGTGTGTCATCGAGAGAAAGCTGAAATCAACGGCAGACACATCACTGTGATCGACACTCCAGGACTGTTTGATACTGAACTCAGTAATGAAGAAACCCAGAGAGAAATCAGCAACTGCATCCCAATGATCCTGCCTGGACCACATGTGTTCATCATCGTGCTCAATTTAGGACAACGATTCACTCAAGAAGAAGCAACAGCAGTGAAGATCATCCAAGAGACGTTTGGTGAACACTCATTAATGTACACCATGGTGCTCTTCACCAGAGGAGATGATCTGAACGATAAAACCATTGATCAGTGTTTGGGAAAACCTGGATCTGCTTTAAATGAACTGATTGAAGCGTGTGGAAACAGATTCCATGTGTTCAATAATAAAGAGACTAGAGACCGAACACAAGTGACTGATCTACTGCAGAAGATAGACAACATGGTGAAAGAAAACGGAGAGAGTTACTACTCATGTAAGATgttcagagagatggagagagaaataCAAGAACAACAGAAGAACATACTGATGGAGAAAGTGGAGCaagtgaaaagagaaaaagaagaactGATGATGAAACATGAAGAAGAGATGAAGAGAATGAGGATGAAGATGGAGGAAGAACAACAGATTcacgagaaagagagaaagagaagagaagaagaatttattgagagagaAGAACGGTATAAAACAGAgataaaagaaagagaagaacaaGAGATGAAGATACGAGAGGAGCTAAAGAGAGAACGAGAGGAGATGAAGAAAGAACGAGAGGAATGGATGAAACAGATACAACaggaaagacaaagaagagaagaagaggaggagaaatgGATAAAGAGAGAACAGGAAATGATGGAGGGAGAAAAACAGAAGCGtaacaaagagagaaagagaagagaagaggaattCGATGAGATGGAAGAGCGATATAAAATGGAGATGAAAAGAGAACGGGAGAAATGGGAGGCACGGGAACGACAAGAAAGAGAAATAAGAGATGAAGAGTTGAGAAGATGGAGAAGGAAACAACAGGAAACAGAAGATGAATATTATGAGAAACTTAaacgagaaagagaaagacaacaACTTCAGTCCGATTATGAAGCACAGATgagaatgatgatgatgaagaagatggaggaagaaagaaagaataatgaCAAAGAGAAAAAGAGGCTAGAAGCACTGAAGAGAGAACAAGAGGAATCCGAGAAACGGAAACAACAGGAAAGACAAAGAGAAGAAGAAACACCCAACTCTGTTTGA